Proteins from a genomic interval of Caulobacter rhizosphaerae:
- the murG gene encoding undecaprenyldiphospho-muramoylpentapeptide beta-N-acetylglucosaminyltransferase produces MSKLAVVAAGGTGGHLFPAQALAEALAARGWRIVLATDERGALYADKFPAQERLALSAATAKAGDPIGMAKAGLAVWQGVNQAKAAFRRLNPAVVVGFGGYPALPALLGALAQKRPTVIHEQNAVLGRVNRYLAPKVDEVACAFPTLQRAKPSVKARAHVVGNPVRPPVRALYDVPYLPPEVQLRILVTGGSQGARLLSELIPEAVAKLPEDMRGRLKVFQQARAESMEGARKTYRNAMVECEVAPFFRDMAGYLRQAHLVIGRSGASTCTELAVAGRPSILVPLKIAADDHQRFNARLLEEAGGAAVCLEDELTVDAMAGALNALLKDPERLARMAAGARSVAKPDAAEELADLVEKTAR; encoded by the coding sequence CGTGCTGGCCACCGACGAGCGCGGCGCGCTCTACGCCGACAAGTTCCCGGCCCAGGAGCGCTTGGCCCTCTCCGCCGCCACCGCCAAGGCCGGCGACCCGATCGGCATGGCCAAGGCCGGTCTGGCCGTCTGGCAGGGCGTGAACCAGGCCAAGGCCGCGTTCAGGCGGCTGAACCCCGCCGTCGTGGTCGGCTTCGGCGGTTATCCCGCCCTCCCCGCCCTGCTGGGCGCCCTGGCCCAGAAGCGGCCCACCGTGATCCACGAGCAGAACGCGGTGCTGGGCCGCGTGAACCGCTATCTCGCGCCCAAGGTCGACGAGGTCGCCTGCGCCTTCCCGACCCTGCAGCGGGCCAAGCCCTCGGTGAAGGCCCGGGCCCACGTGGTCGGCAATCCCGTGCGGCCGCCGGTGCGGGCGCTGTACGACGTGCCCTACCTGCCGCCCGAGGTGCAGTTGCGCATCCTGGTCACCGGCGGTAGCCAGGGCGCGCGCCTGCTGTCCGAACTGATCCCCGAGGCCGTCGCCAAGCTGCCCGAGGACATGCGCGGCCGCCTGAAGGTGTTCCAGCAGGCCCGGGCCGAGAGCATGGAGGGGGCGCGCAAGACCTATCGCAACGCCATGGTCGAGTGCGAGGTCGCGCCGTTCTTCCGCGACATGGCCGGCTATCTGCGCCAGGCCCACCTGGTGATCGGCCGTTCCGGGGCCTCGACCTGCACTGAGTTGGCCGTGGCCGGCCGCCCCTCGATCCTCGTGCCGCTGAAGATCGCCGCCGACGACCACCAGCGCTTCAACGCCAGGCTTTTGGAAGAGGCGGGCGGCGCGGCGGTCTGCCTTGAGGACGAACTGACCGTCGACGCCATGGCCGGCGCGCTGAACGCGCTGCTCAAGGACCCCGAGCGCCTGGCCAGGATGGCGGCGGGCGCGCGGTCGGTCGCCAAGCCGGACGCGGCGGAGGAGCTGGCGGACCTGGTGGAGAAGACGGCGCGGTAG